In Subdoligranulum variabile, the genomic stretch CAGCCGCTGCCCGAACAGGCCGAGGGCGCCACCCTGCTGTTGCCCCGCAGCTTTGTGGCCGACGGGCTGATGACCCAGGAGCACCAGGACGCCATGTTCCGGGCGGTGGCCGCCCGCTATGCGGTGGGGCCGCTCTTCATCAAGACCCACCCCCGGGACACCACCGACTATCAGGCACTCTTTCCCGATGCGGTGATCCTGGAACGCACCATGCCCAGTGAGGTACTTAACTTCTGCCTGCCCTTTACCTTCCGCCGGGCCGTAACCGTGCAGAGCTTCGTGCTGCGGGGCTTTACGGCGGCCGAGGAAAAGATTCTCCTCACGCTGGAGGAGGCCCAGGCGCTGATTTCCCAATAAAATCCGTTTACAGGAGGTTTTCCCCATGAAAACGATCGCTGTGATCCCCGCGCGGTACGCCAGTACCCGCATGCCCGGCAAGCCCCTGGCTGATGTGCTGGGCAAGCCGATGATCTGGTGGGTGTACCAGGCTGCCAAGGCCTGTCCCAAGCTGGACGACGTGCTCATCGCCACCGACGACGAGCGCATCGCCGACGCCTGCAAACAGTACGAGATGCAGTATCTGATGACCAGCCCCGACCACGATACCCCCACCGGGCGGATCTGGGAGGTCAGCACCAAGGTGGAAGCCGACCTGTACCTGCAGCTGATGGGGGACGAACCGCTGGTGAATCCGGCGGCCTTCGACCTGATCCTGCCCGACACACTGCCTGAGGATCCCTACTACGTGGCGGTGCTGACCAACATCATGGAGCATCCCGCCGACGTCATCGACTTTTCCAACCAGAAAGTGGTGACCAACGCAGCCCGGGAGATCCTGCTGATCTCCCGCAGCCCCATCCCCTACCCCAAAGGCACGCTGGATTTCGAGTACGAGAAGGTCACCGGCATCCAGCTCTACAGCAAGCAGGCTCTTGCGTTCTATCACGAAACCCCCAAATCCATTCTCGAAAAGGCCGAGGAGAACGACATGATGCGGTTTATCGAGAACGGCCACAAGGTTCACGCCATCGTGAGCCCCTACAAGACCGTCAGCGTGGACACCCCCAAGGATCTGGCGCTGGTCAACGAGATTTTGAAGGAGAAACATCATGCCTGACATCAAACTGCTGGACTGCACGCTGCGCGACGGCGGCTACATCAACGACTGGCGCTGGGGCTTCGGTTCGGCGCGGCGGATCATCCAGTCCCTGACCCGGGCCGGCACCGACCTGGTGGAGGTGGGCTTTCTGCGCAACGTGGAGGGCTACGACCCCGATGTGACGGTCTGCAACACCATCGAGGAGCTCAACCGCCTGCTGCCCGACGAGGGCCAGCGTGGCCACACCCTCTACTCCGGCATGGCCATGCGCTCCAACTATGACATTTCCAAACTCAGCCCCTACGACGGCCATGGCATCGAGCTCA encodes the following:
- a CDS encoding 3-deoxy-manno-octulosonate cytidylyltransferase, which gives rise to MKTIAVIPARYASTRMPGKPLADVLGKPMIWWVYQAAKACPKLDDVLIATDDERIADACKQYEMQYLMTSPDHDTPTGRIWEVSTKVEADLYLQLMGDEPLVNPAAFDLILPDTLPEDPYYVAVLTNIMEHPADVIDFSNQKVVTNAAREILLISRSPIPYPKGTLDFEYEKVTGIQLYSKQALAFYHETPKSILEKAEENDMMRFIENGHKVHAIVSPYKTVSVDTPKDLALVNEILKEKHHA